The region CGACTAGACCGCCGAACGATTTCGTAACACCCGTCGCCCGTAGCATGGTATGCGATTTCGTCGCGTCCGATATAAATGATGTGGGAGACAGGCGCATGATTCGGGACGAGCGGGGAGCCATAGCGTACTTATGCCAGACCGTGACATTGACAGTCATGTCTTCGCGCTCATCCCCCGAGCAGACCGACGATCGTCTCGCGGCCCTCGTCGACGACCTCCTCGTCCGCGATCCGGCCGTCCACGCGGCGGCCCTCGACGAGCTCGCGGACGTGGGCGATCGCCGCGTCGTCCCGCACCTGATCGAGACGCTCGTGATCCACGAGATCGGCGGCGACTGGGAGCAGTTCGGATTTCCCGAGGTGCTCCGCGACCGCAGCCCGCCGCGGTACCTCGAGCTCCCGGAGGCTCGCTGGCCGGGTGTCCGAGACGCCTTGCAGACGATCGCTGAACCGGACTACGACTCCGACTACGCCTGGGTCGAGTGGGAGACCTGGTACTCCCAGCAGGGGATCGAACCCCTCGAGGGATTCGACGAGTGGAAACTGCAGCTCTACCGGTCGTATCTACCGCCCGTGGGACGCCTGCTCGACGCCGAACCGCGTGCGTTCGATCTGCGGGATATCCGCTGGGGGAACTGCGACCCGTCGTTCCTCGCGGCGTGTAACGAACCGGACTTCGTCCCGGGCGACGCCGTCGCGACGGACGCGGAGAGCGAAGCCGGCGAGTACGACCGCTATCTCGACCCCAAGGACGCCGTCTTCGGGTTCACCGTCGGCGACACCGCCTACGCCGTCCCGCGGTGGGTGCTCTTCCCTCACGAGTTGGCGAACGTGACCGTCGACGGGACGCCGCTGACGCTCACCTACTGTACGCTCTGTAACGCGCCCATCTGCTACGACCGGCGCGTCGGCGATCGGTCCTTGACGTTCTCCAGTACCGGGATGCTCCTGGACGGCAACAAGGTCATGTTCGACGAGGAGACCGAGAGCCTCTGGAGTCAACACCGCGGCGTCCCGATCGCGGGCGAGTACCTCGACGGCGGCGGCGACGCGTCCCTCGACGTCCGCCCCGTCACGCAGACGTCTTGGGCCGAGTGGCGCGAGGCCCACCCCGAGAGCCTCGCGCTGGACATCGACACCGGTTATGACTTCGACTACCGGTTCTACGAGGACGATATCGGCTTCTTCCGCCACTACTGGAACGACGAGGACGCCGTCCAGCCGGGCGTCGAAACCGCCGACGGCGCGTTGCCGGAGAAGACCGACGTCTACGGCGTAACGACCGACGACGGGACGACCGTCCGCGTCTATCCCGTCGACGACGTGCCCGACGACGGCGTCTGGACCGACGAGATCGACGGCCGGTCGGTCGTCGTGCTCCGGGACGAGACGGGGGACGTGGCCGTCTACGAGGCCCCGCCGACGCCAGTCGAACGGGACGACGACGCGCTCGTCGACGCCGAGGGGACCCGCTGGCGGCCCGGTCGCCAGGCGCTCGCCGGCGAGCGCGAGGAACGCGGCGAAAGC is a window of Natrinema salifodinae DNA encoding:
- a CDS encoding DUF3179 domain-containing (seleno)protein, which encodes MSSRSSPEQTDDRLAALVDDLLVRDPAVHAAALDELADVGDRRVVPHLIETLVIHEIGGDWEQFGFPEVLRDRSPPRYLELPEARWPGVRDALQTIAEPDYDSDYAWVEWETWYSQQGIEPLEGFDEWKLQLYRSYLPPVGRLLDAEPRAFDLRDIRWGNCDPSFLAACNEPDFVPGDAVATDAESEAGEYDRYLDPKDAVFGFTVGDTAYAVPRWVLFPHELANVTVDGTPLTLTYCTLCNAPICYDRRVGDRSLTFSSTGMLLDGNKVMFDEETESLWSQHRGVPIAGEYLDGGGDASLDVRPVTQTSWAEWREAHPESLALDIDTGYDFDYRFYEDDIGFFRHYWNDEDAVQPGVETADGALPEKTDVYGVTTDDGTTVRVYPVDDVPDDGVWTDEIDGRSVVVLRDETGDVAVYEAPPTPVERDDDALVDAEGTRWRPGRQALAGEREERGESGEPDGRERPRMPGRHGLFFAFRSQYETVEVGPTGT